From the genome of bacterium, one region includes:
- a CDS encoding slipin family protein, translating to MSEFVTAVGPGLIVLIIVAIFLISQSIRVLPEYERGVVFRLGRLRARDYGPGLFFLIPVIDRMVRVSLRTVVLDIPPQDVITRDNVSVKVNAVVYFRVFNPRQAIVNVENYNYATSQFSQTTLRSVLGQVELDGLLAERDRLNTQLADILDKHTEAWGIKVSSVEVKQVDLPEEMRRAMARQAEAEREKRAKITHAAGEFEAATKLTEAATQMSQNSMTLQLRYLQTLTEIGAEKNSVIVFPVPVDLLSAIMGKKKQED from the coding sequence ATGAGTGAGTTCGTCACCGCCGTCGGTCCGGGGCTGATCGTCCTGATCATCGTCGCGATCTTCCTGATCTCGCAGTCGATCCGCGTGCTGCCGGAGTACGAGCGGGGCGTCGTCTTCCGCCTCGGCCGGCTGCGCGCCCGCGACTACGGCCCGGGCCTGTTCTTCCTGATCCCGGTGATCGACCGGATGGTCCGCGTCTCGCTGCGGACCGTCGTGCTCGACATCCCGCCGCAGGACGTGATCACGCGGGACAACGTGTCGGTCAAGGTCAACGCGGTCGTCTACTTCCGCGTCTTCAACCCGCGGCAGGCGATCGTCAACGTCGAGAACTACAACTACGCCACGAGCCAGTTCTCGCAGACGACGCTCCGCTCCGTTCTCGGCCAGGTCGAGCTGGACGGGCTGCTCGCCGAGCGGGACCGGCTCAACACGCAGCTGGCCGACATCCTCGACAAGCACACCGAGGCGTGGGGCATCAAGGTGTCCTCGGTCGAGGTGAAGCAGGTGGACCTGCCGGAAGAGATGCGGCGCGCGATGGCCCGCCAGGCCGAGGCCGAACGCGAGAAGCGGGCCAAGATCACCCACGCGGCGGGCGAGTTCGAGGCGGCGACGAAGCTGACCGAGGCGGCGACGCAAATGTCGCAGAACTCGATGACGCTCCAGCTGCGCTACCTGCAGACGCTCACCGAGATCGGCGCCGAGAAGAACTCGGTCATCGTCTTCCCGGTCCCGGTCGATCTGCTGAGCGCGATCATGGGCAAGAAGAAGCAGGAGGACTGA